A stretch of DNA from Cyanobacteriota bacterium:
CCAGATTATCTAAATCCGACCGCAGCTTGCCAAACAAAGGCCAACAGCAGGAAAAATACCGGGATCAACGGCAATACATCCACTAGAGGGTCAAAAATAGAATAGGCTTCAGGCAGTTTTGCTAATAAAATTGTGGCTTCCATGAACAAATTGACCTCGTAAAACTAGATCTCCATCTAGATAAAAATCGTAACATGTCTCTCATCCAGAATCGGACTCTTCATGGATTTACTTGAA
This window harbors:
- a CDS encoding photosystem II reaction center protein K, giving the protein MEATILLAKLPEAYSIFDPLVDVLPLIPVFFLLLAFVWQAAVGFR